From Segatella copri, the proteins below share one genomic window:
- the pnuC gene encoding nicotinamide riboside transporter PnuC: protein MMDYIASHGLDIFTTVLGLVYILLEYRASIWLWLVGIIMPALDVWLYWSHGLYGDAGMAVYYTIAGIYGYAVWKYGKKHNQKEKEELPITYMKKSLYLPTLLFFLAAWGITYYILITFTNSTVPLQDSFTNALSFVGLWALARKYIEQWFFWIIVDAVCFYLYIVKGIPFKAGLYGLYVIIAVAGYFKWKKMMKGSL, encoded by the coding sequence ATGATGGATTATATTGCATCACATGGTTTAGACATCTTTACCACGGTACTCGGACTGGTTTATATCCTGTTGGAGTACCGTGCCAGTATCTGGCTCTGGCTGGTAGGCATCATCATGCCCGCCCTGGACGTATGGCTCTATTGGAGTCATGGTCTTTACGGCGATGCGGGTATGGCGGTCTACTATACGATAGCCGGTATATATGGTTATGCCGTATGGAAATATGGCAAGAAGCACAACCAGAAGGAGAAAGAAGAACTTCCGATTACCTATATGAAGAAGTCGCTCTATCTCCCTACTCTTCTGTTCTTCCTGGCAGCCTGGGGCATCACCTATTATATACTGATAACTTTCACCAACTCTACAGTTCCTCTGCAAGACAGTTTCACCAATGCCCTGAGCTTTGTGGGTCTCTGGGCGCTGGCACGCAAATATATCGAGCAGTGGTTCTTCTGGATTATCGTAGATGCCGTTTGCTTCTATCTCTATATCGTCAAAGGCATCCCATTCAAGGCAGGACTTTACGGTCTCTACGTCATCATCGCCGTAGCCGGATACTTTAAATGGAAGAAGATGATGAAAGGCAGTTTATAG